Proteins from one Candidatus Margulisiibacteriota bacterium genomic window:
- a CDS encoding aminotransferase class III-fold pyridoxal phosphate-dependent enzyme — protein MGYEKSLKLYDEAINLIPSATQTFSKGARQYPFGAAPIFLAKGKGSHVWDVDGNEFIDYPMALGAIILGHSYPSVNRAIMQQLEKGIVYSLPHPLEVELAEILVEIIPCAEMVRFGKNGSDATAGAVRTARAYTGRDKVACCGYHGWQDWYIGTTTRNAGVPGAVQDLTLTFTYNDIDSLKKVFDENKGQIAAVIMEPVGIVEPKNRFLQQVKELAHKNGALLIFDEVVTGFRMGLGGAQQYFNVIPDMACIGKAMANGLPISCVVGRKEIMETFDEVFFSFTFGGECLSLAAAIATISEMMKKNVIKKIWANGKKLQEGYNCLAQEMNLGHITQCAGLPPHTVITYDNLGEIDPLLIRTLFQQEAIKRGVLAIGVHNVCYSHSSEDIDKTLKAYRGTLQVINEALADGDIKRFLKGKVVRPVFRKP, from the coding sequence ATGGGATATGAGAAGTCGCTAAAGTTATACGATGAGGCAATAAACCTAATACCGTCGGCTACTCAAACCTTTAGTAAAGGTGCCCGGCAGTATCCTTTTGGCGCTGCCCCGATATTTTTAGCGAAGGGGAAAGGCAGCCATGTCTGGGACGTAGATGGGAATGAGTTTATCGATTACCCGATGGCGTTGGGTGCGATTATCCTCGGTCATTCATATCCTTCCGTAAATCGGGCGATAATGCAGCAGCTTGAGAAAGGCATCGTTTATTCCTTGCCGCATCCGTTGGAAGTAGAGCTGGCTGAGATTCTTGTTGAAATAATCCCTTGCGCGGAAATGGTAAGATTTGGCAAAAACGGTTCGGACGCGACCGCCGGCGCGGTCAGGACGGCCAGGGCTTATACTGGAAGGGATAAGGTCGCCTGTTGCGGTTATCATGGCTGGCAAGATTGGTATATCGGAACAACGACCAGAAACGCTGGCGTACCGGGGGCGGTACAGGACCTGACCCTGACATTTACATATAACGATATCGATAGTTTAAAAAAAGTGTTTGATGAAAACAAGGGCCAGATCGCCGCGGTGATAATGGAACCGGTAGGGATTGTTGAGCCAAAGAACAGATTTCTTCAGCAAGTGAAGGAACTTGCCCATAAAAATGGCGCTTTGTTAATCTTTGACGAAGTGGTCACCGGTTTCCGTATGGGCCTTGGCGGAGCGCAACAATATTTCAATGTCATTCCCGACATGGCCTGCATCGGGAAGGCGATGGCCAACGGTTTGCCGATTTCCTGCGTGGTAGGCAGAAAAGAAATAATGGAGACGTTTGATGAAGTCTTCTTCTCTTTTACGTTTGGCGGAGAGTGCCTGTCATTAGCGGCAGCCATCGCGACGATCTCTGAAATGATGAAAAAGAATGTTATAAAAAAAATCTGGGCTAACGGCAAGAAATTGCAGGAAGGTTACAATTGTCTGGCGCAGGAAATGAACTTAGGCCATATTACGCAATGTGCCGGACTGCCGCCGCATACGGTCATAACTTACGATAATTTGGGAGAGATCGACCCGTTATTAATTAGAACATTGTTTCAACAGGAAGCGATCAAAAGAGGCGTTCTGGCGATTGGCGTTCATAATGTGTGCTATTCGCATTCTTCAGAAGATATTGACAAGACATTGAAAGCGTATCGGGGAACGCTTCAGGTCATTAATGAGGCGCTTGCTGACGGAGACATTAAACGATTTTTAAAAGGAAAGGTCGTTCGGCCAGTATTCCGCAAACCATGA
- a CDS encoding glycosyltransferase family protein has product MIGIIIQARMGSTRLQGKVMKEVLGRPLLELLIERLKNCQLVDEIVVATTTKAADDVIEALARKLSVKVMRGSEDDVLDRYFQAAKKFALDHIVRITADCPLSDPEIVDKMIKYYIDSYFKYDYLCNTIKPTFPDGMDVEIFSFEVLEKIHRLSQKKYLREHVCGYIIENPDQFRIKNYANDNDLSAIRLTVDTPEDFELIRVIFERLYPSKGIFHFDDILELIRENPELSKMNSRDGRNEGFLLSLEKEGYDEAERAAIKKIIVDKEKIYGI; this is encoded by the coding sequence ATGATCGGAATAATAATACAGGCCAGAATGGGTTCGACAAGATTGCAGGGCAAGGTGATGAAAGAGGTCCTTGGCCGGCCATTGCTCGAATTATTAATTGAACGATTGAAAAATTGCCAACTGGTTGATGAAATCGTAGTGGCCACTACGACCAAGGCCGCCGACGATGTTATTGAGGCTTTGGCGCGGAAATTGTCTGTCAAAGTCATGCGCGGCAGCGAAGACGATGTTTTGGACAGATATTTTCAAGCGGCTAAAAAGTTTGCGCTTGATCATATCGTGAGAATTACAGCGGACTGTCCTTTGAGCGACCCGGAAATTGTCGATAAAATGATAAAATATTATATAGACAGTTATTTTAAATATGACTATTTGTGCAACACGATAAAGCCGACTTTTCCCGACGGGATGGATGTTGAAATCTTTAGTTTTGAGGTTTTAGAAAAGATACATAGGCTTTCCCAGAAAAAATATTTGCGCGAGCATGTTTGTGGCTACATTATAGAGAACCCGGATCAATTTCGTATAAAAAACTATGCAAATGATAATGATTTGTCAGCGATTCGTCTTACGGTGGACACTCCGGAAGATTTTGAATTAATAAGGGTAATATTTGAAAGATTGTATCCTTCAAAGGGGATCTTTCATTTCGATGACATATTGGAGCTTATTAGGGAAAACCCGGAATTATCAAAGATGAATAGCCGCGACGGAAGGAACGAAGGTTTTTTGCTTTCTTTGGAAAAAGAAGGGTATGATGAGGCTGAAAGAGCCGCGATAAAAAAGATTATTGTTGATAAGGAGAAGATCTATGGGATATGA
- a CDS encoding galactitol-1-phosphate 5-dehydrogenase, producing the protein MKALVLRENGCLEQSEVDSPQISNGECLIKVEAAGVCSSDIARAFYGGAYRTPLIMGHEIVGTIREMAAGVRDFRVGDRVAVYPILACNNCSYCRDGNFQLCVKYDYFGSRRDGGFAEYLAVPETNLVKIPDNVDFDAAVLVEPAAVALHGVKKLDIQGSAKGLVFGAGPIGNLAGQWLKFAGCGEVDIVDRHASKLKIAEENGLRPVKSETNAVAELLSLSDGGYRYIVEATGSPQLIELALKVVRREGTVLLLGNISGELKLPQALVSSLLRKEIKILGTWNSRIDEWPEVLAAFGGTVRVNNLLSRKVPLSKGAATLAEMKDGKSGKAKDPLLKVILKP; encoded by the coding sequence ATGAAAGCCTTAGTTTTAAGAGAAAATGGTTGTTTGGAACAGTCGGAGGTTGATTCTCCTCAAATAAGCAATGGCGAATGCTTGATCAAGGTTGAAGCGGCTGGAGTATGTTCGTCCGATATCGCGCGCGCGTTTTATGGCGGGGCCTATCGCACCCCGTTGATTATGGGGCATGAAATAGTGGGCACAATAAGGGAAATGGCGGCCGGAGTTAGAGACTTTCGGGTTGGTGATCGGGTCGCCGTTTATCCGATTTTGGCTTGTAATAATTGTTCTTATTGTCGGGACGGTAATTTTCAATTGTGCGTTAAATATGATTATTTTGGGTCGAGAAGGGACGGGGGCTTCGCCGAATATTTAGCGGTACCGGAAACGAATTTGGTGAAAATCCCGGATAATGTCGATTTTGATGCGGCCGTTTTAGTTGAACCGGCGGCGGTCGCCCTGCACGGGGTTAAAAAATTAGATATTCAAGGATCGGCTAAGGGGCTTGTTTTTGGCGCCGGTCCAATTGGCAATCTGGCTGGCCAGTGGTTGAAGTTTGCCGGTTGTGGCGAGGTTGATATCGTTGATCGGCACGCTAGTAAACTGAAAATCGCCGAAGAAAACGGTTTGCGGCCGGTTAAGTCAGAAACTAACGCTGTCGCCGAACTGTTATCCCTTAGCGATGGGGGTTATCGTTATATTGTCGAAGCGACCGGTTCCCCCCAATTGATCGAATTGGCCCTCAAGGTTGTTCGGCGGGAAGGCACGGTTTTATTGCTTGGCAACATTAGCGGAGAGTTAAAATTGCCGCAGGCATTAGTTTCCTCGTTATTGCGTAAGGAGATCAAGATCTTGGGGACTTGGAATTCAAGGATTGACGAATGGCCGGAGGTTTTGGCGGCTTTCGGGGGAACGGTGCGCGTGAATAATTTGCTTAGCCGCAAGGTTCCGCTGTCGAAAGGGGCGGCGACGCTTGCGGAAATGAAAGACGGTAAGTCCGGGAAAGCTAAAGATCCATTATTAAAGGTTATTTTAAAACCATGA
- the pseC gene encoding UDP-4-amino-4,6-dideoxy-N-acetyl-beta-L-altrosamine transaminase — translation MKTIPYATQWIDEEDIQAVAAALRSSHLTQGPLVDQFEAAVAAYCGAKYAVAFNSGTSALHGACFAAGLIAGDEAITSPITFVASANAILYCGAKPVFADIDPQTINLDPAAVAVRLTAKTKVLLPVHFAGQPCDLVALSKLAKERNLIVIEDACHALGADYQGEKIGAGQYSDMTILSFHAVKHITTGEGGMVLTNNKEFAQKLKTFRTHGITRDPQLLAEKDPGPWVYEMQALGFNYRLTDFQSALGISQLKKLDQFVARRREIVARYQAAFKIIPGLATIQEKPGCRSAWHIYPVMVKGDRRERFDSLRKVGIGVNVHYIPVYRQPYYRKLGYAQNECPQAENYYESAITLPLYPRLKDEEVDYVISKVKEVMAK, via the coding sequence ATGAAGACAATTCCCTACGCGACTCAGTGGATCGACGAAGAAGATATTCAAGCGGTTGCGGCGGCTCTCCGCTCCAGCCATTTGACGCAAGGGCCGCTTGTCGATCAATTTGAGGCCGCTGTCGCCGCTTATTGCGGCGCTAAATACGCGGTCGCGTTTAACTCCGGGACTTCCGCCTTGCACGGAGCTTGTTTTGCCGCAGGGCTTATAGCTGGGGATGAGGCGATAACTTCTCCGATCACGTTTGTCGCTTCCGCCAACGCCATCCTTTATTGCGGCGCTAAACCGGTCTTTGCCGATATTGATCCCCAGACCATAAATCTTGACCCGGCCGCCGTTGCCGTTCGGCTGACCGCTAAGACCAAAGTTTTGCTCCCGGTCCATTTTGCCGGTCAACCCTGCGACCTGGTGGCGCTTTCTAAGCTGGCTAAAGAACGGAATTTAATAGTGATCGAAGATGCTTGTCACGCTTTGGGCGCCGATTATCAGGGGGAAAAGATCGGTGCCGGTCAGTATTCGGACATGACCATCCTTAGCTTTCATGCGGTCAAACATATCACCACCGGCGAGGGGGGGATGGTTTTGACTAACAATAAGGAGTTCGCGCAGAAACTAAAAACTTTCCGTACCCATGGCATTACTCGCGATCCGCAACTTCTCGCCGAAAAAGATCCAGGCCCTTGGGTTTATGAAATGCAGGCACTCGGCTTTAACTATCGGCTGACTGATTTTCAGTCGGCGCTGGGGATCAGCCAATTGAAAAAGCTCGACCAATTTGTCGCTCGGCGGCGGGAGATCGTCGCCCGTTATCAGGCTGCGTTTAAAATTATTCCCGGCTTGGCGACTATTCAGGAAAAGCCCGGTTGTCGTTCGGCCTGGCATATTTATCCGGTCATGGTCAAGGGGGATCGGCGCGAACGTTTCGATTCCCTCCGTAAAGTCGGGATTGGGGTGAACGTTCATTACATACCGGTCTACCGCCAGCCTTATTACCGGAAACTGGGATATGCGCAAAATGAATGCCCGCAGGCGGAAAATTATTATGAGTCGGCGATCACGCTGCCGCTTTATCCCCGCCTGAAGGACGAGGAAGTTGACTATGTGATCAGCAAAGTCAAAGAGGTCATGGCAAAATGA
- a CDS encoding thiamine pyrophosphate-dependent dehydrogenase E1 component subunit alpha codes for MIFLKTSLSTVSQARLWGKASVANNNLEQLIEFYKLMLKIRLFEEKIDWLFSRGMLGGTSHMCIGQEAVAVGISANLNQDDYVISSHRGHGHLIAKGGEIRKIFAELMGKIDGYCYGKGGTQHLCAKEIGFYGTNGIVGGGIPVATGIALSIKLRKTRQVAVVFFGDGATNQGTFHESLNIASIWNLPILFVCENNLYGMSAPVGKMTNIDDLAQRADAYNIKNYIVDGMDVSGVFDVSNEAISYIRDRQQPCFIEAKTYRHCGHSKSDPKVYRTKDEEKCWLEKDCIGSLKKRLAVAGFDVEKMDKIKGDIEREVGDALKFSEKSEFTPQHFALEGVYKDG; via the coding sequence ATGATATTCCTGAAAACGTCATTGTCAACGGTGTCCCAGGCAAGATTGTGGGGGAAAGCAAGCGTGGCAAACAATAACCTTGAGCAATTAATTGAATTTTACAAATTGATGCTCAAGATCCGCCTTTTTGAGGAGAAAATCGATTGGCTGTTCTCCCGGGGGATGCTTGGTGGCACCAGCCATATGTGCATTGGGCAGGAGGCGGTGGCAGTGGGGATCTCGGCTAATTTGAATCAAGATGACTATGTGATCAGTTCCCATCGGGGTCACGGCCATTTGATAGCCAAAGGGGGAGAGATTAGAAAGATATTTGCGGAATTGATGGGTAAAATCGACGGCTATTGCTATGGGAAGGGTGGGACCCAGCATCTTTGCGCGAAAGAGATTGGTTTTTATGGGACAAATGGGATCGTCGGCGGCGGCATACCTGTTGCTACCGGGATCGCGCTGTCGATAAAACTTCGAAAGACCAGGCAGGTCGCAGTCGTATTTTTTGGGGATGGGGCGACTAACCAAGGGACATTCCATGAATCGCTGAACATCGCTTCGATCTGGAATTTGCCGATCTTATTTGTTTGCGAGAACAATCTTTATGGCATGTCCGCGCCGGTTGGCAAAATGACCAATATAGACGATCTCGCGCAGCGAGCCGATGCTTATAATATTAAAAATTACATTGTGGATGGCATGGATGTAAGCGGGGTCTTTGATGTTTCTAACGAGGCCATAAGCTATATCAGGGACCGGCAACAGCCTTGTTTTATTGAAGCGAAAACATACAGACATTGCGGGCATTCGAAAAGCGATCCCAAGGTTTACCGGACAAAAGACGAAGAAAAGTGCTGGTTGGAAAAGGATTGTATCGGTTCTTTAAAAAAACGATTGGCAGTTGCTGGCTTTGATGTTGAAAAAATGGATAAAATAAAGGGTGATATCGAACGTGAGGTCGGGGACGCTCTGAAATTTAGCGAAAAAAGCGAATTTACGCCGCAACATTTTGCGCTGGAAGGGGTTTACAAAGATGGCTAG
- a CDS encoding NTP transferase domain-containing protein — MLNLIPMAGGGKRFQEVGFRGPKPMVPVLGQPMVITASRSFPRADRWIFICNSEHLQRYPLKQVLLDNFSSTAMEVGIITVDQITQGQACTCLLAEDRMRPDEALFISSCDYQVVYDHPAYQRLLDDPTVDVIIWTFKNPLAVKKNPLAYAYCRVKDGRVVEVVEKKTVSDQPEKDPAVVGSFYFRRSEAFLAGAKKMIVKNIRVNNEFYVGTSINQLIEDGKKVVVFEVERFISFGTPFELKLFQYWEEYFDRLEDFDYAAQYSKYGKVKW; from the coding sequence ATGCTTAACCTTATCCCGATGGCTGGCGGTGGCAAACGGTTCCAGGAAGTGGGGTTTCGGGGTCCGAAGCCGATGGTTCCGGTGCTGGGCCAGCCGATGGTCATAACTGCCAGTCGCTCGTTCCCCCGGGCCGACCGCTGGATATTTATCTGTAACAGCGAGCACCTGCAACGTTATCCGTTGAAACAGGTGCTACTCGATAATTTTTCCTCCACGGCGATGGAAGTCGGTATTATCACCGTCGATCAGATTACGCAGGGGCAGGCCTGTACCTGTCTTTTGGCTGAAGACCGGATGCGTCCGGACGAAGCGCTCTTTATTTCCTCCTGCGACTATCAGGTTGTTTACGATCACCCCGCGTACCAGCGCTTGCTCGATGATCCGACCGTTGATGTCATCATCTGGACATTTAAGAACCCGCTGGCGGTTAAGAAGAACCCGCTGGCCTACGCTTATTGCCGGGTCAAAGATGGCCGAGTTGTGGAGGTCGTAGAAAAAAAGACAGTTTCCGACCAGCCGGAAAAAGACCCGGCGGTGGTCGGTTCTTTTTATTTCCGGCGGTCAGAGGCTTTTCTGGCCGGCGCTAAAAAAATGATCGTCAAGAACATTAGGGTGAACAATGAATTCTATGTTGGAACGAGCATAAACCAGCTGATCGAAGACGGCAAGAAAGTCGTTGTGTTCGAAGTTGAGCGCTTCATTTCGTTCGGGACGCCTTTCGAACTGAAGCTTTTTCAATACTGGGAAGAATATTTCGATCGTTTGGAGGATTTCGATTATGCCGCTCAATATTCGAAATATGGGAAAGTAAAATGGTAG
- a CDS encoding NTP transferase domain-containing protein yields the protein MKIVIPMAGHSRRFKAIGYNDPKPFIMIDGKMMIEYVCQMFSPNDEFIFVCNEEQLKNERHYARLRTVVPHGRVIGIPAHELGPVYSSLAADPYLATDEEVIISYCDFFVHWNYKAFLMKAQNYDGGIPVFRGFHPASYGDTNYCYLRGNEGGELLELREKRSFTDNRVQEHASVGIYYFDRWSTYQHYANLIIKGEEKVAGEYYVSLVFNPMVRDGKKVCLHEVDKFICWGTPEDLEQYLFWSGYFKDHANRIMKYEVENA from the coding sequence ATGAAGATCGTCATCCCCATGGCGGGTCATTCCCGGCGGTTCAAAGCGATCGGCTATAACGACCCCAAGCCGTTCATCATGATCGACGGGAAGATGATGATCGAATACGTCTGTCAGATGTTCTCGCCCAATGACGAATTTATTTTTGTCTGCAACGAGGAGCAATTGAAAAACGAACGACATTACGCCAGGTTAAGGACGGTCGTGCCGCATGGCCGTGTCATCGGGATCCCCGCGCACGAGCTGGGTCCGGTCTATTCCTCCCTAGCCGCGGATCCCTATCTTGCCACTGATGAAGAAGTCATTATTTCCTACTGTGATTTTTTTGTTCACTGGAATTACAAGGCCTTCCTGATGAAAGCGCAAAACTACGATGGAGGGATCCCGGTCTTCCGTGGCTTCCATCCCGCGTCTTACGGCGACACGAATTATTGCTATCTCCGGGGCAACGAGGGCGGCGAGTTGCTGGAATTGCGGGAGAAAAGATCGTTCACCGATAATCGCGTCCAGGAACATGCTTCGGTCGGGATCTACTATTTCGACCGCTGGTCGACCTATCAGCATTACGCGAACCTGATCATTAAGGGCGAGGAAAAGGTTGCCGGCGAATATTACGTCAGTCTGGTGTTCAATCCCATGGTCCGGGACGGGAAAAAGGTCTGTTTGCACGAAGTCGACAAGTTCATTTGCTGGGGAACGCCGGAAGACCTGGAACAATATCTATTCTGGTCTGGTTATTTCAAGGACCACGCGAACCGGATCATGAAATACGAGGTTGAAAATGCTTAA
- the pseG gene encoding UDP-2,4-diacetamido-2,4,6-trideoxy-beta-L-altropyranose hydrolase — MKVFFRVDASKNIGIGHLMRCLTLATALVEKGVKVSFICRELQGEVHGVVESKGIKVHKLPGKSAGALAAGGEETKNIMSNETSGPDWLVVDNYALDENWESQMRPYVKNIMVIDDLADRSHNCDVLLDQNYFENLENRYDGLVPVGCAKYLGPKYALLRKEFLAVERKSPGQSDLVGRVLISFGGADPTNETVKSLNALMKLEGFSPAIDVVIGVLNPNKKAIEQLCANFPGAVVHYQVNNIAQIMAKADIAIGSGGATTWERCYLGLPTITLVLAENQAKIATDLAAQNVIVNMGWHANVTSDGLALAIKNLVSDSGKRRKMSAKGRLLVDGKGVERMISVMLERR; from the coding sequence ATGAAAGTATTTTTTCGCGTCGATGCATCAAAGAATATTGGGATTGGGCATTTAATGCGATGCCTGACGCTCGCGACGGCGCTGGTTGAAAAAGGGGTGAAAGTTTCGTTTATTTGCCGCGAGCTTCAGGGGGAGGTGCATGGAGTAGTCGAGAGCAAAGGAATAAAAGTTCATAAGTTGCCCGGCAAATCTGCCGGGGCTTTGGCAGCGGGCGGCGAAGAAACAAAAAATATTATGTCGAATGAAACATCCGGACCGGATTGGCTGGTTGTGGATAATTATGCCTTAGATGAAAATTGGGAGTCGCAAATGAGGCCTTATGTAAAAAACATTATGGTTATCGATGATTTGGCTGATCGCTCGCATAATTGCGATGTTTTATTGGACCAAAACTACTTCGAGAATCTGGAAAATCGCTATGATGGCTTAGTCCCGGTTGGTTGCGCTAAATATCTGGGGCCGAAATACGCGCTACTGAGAAAAGAATTTTTGGCGGTAGAAAGAAAATCGCCCGGGCAAAGCGACCTGGTGGGACGGGTTTTGATCTCATTCGGCGGCGCCGATCCCACTAACGAAACGGTAAAATCGCTTAATGCGCTTATGAAACTGGAAGGATTTAGCCCGGCGATCGATGTGGTAATTGGCGTTTTGAACCCTAATAAAAAGGCGATTGAGCAACTTTGCGCTAACTTTCCAGGTGCGGTCGTGCATTATCAGGTAAACAATATTGCGCAAATAATGGCAAAGGCTGATATCGCGATCGGTAGCGGCGGGGCGACAACCTGGGAGAGATGCTACCTGGGTTTGCCGACGATCACTTTAGTTTTGGCTGAGAATCAAGCCAAGATCGCGACCGACCTTGCCGCGCAAAATGTTATTGTAAATATGGGATGGCATGCCAATGTAACAAGCGACGGCTTGGCACTGGCAATAAAAAATTTAGTTTCTGATTCAGGAAAACGGCGGAAGATGAGCGCCAAAGGACGTCTGCTGGTGGATGGGAAAGGGGTCGAAAGAATGATTTCCGTGATGCTGGAGAGGCGGTAG
- a CDS encoding aldo/keto reductase has protein sequence MNKIALGTAQFGMDYGINNLRGKIPSKEAFAILDEAARSGIDTLDTATAYGESENILGEFLKLNKNKYRVVSKLPGELLTDLKEIVNASLEKLNIGSFYGYLFHNINTYKEAPLRLELLKELKKEGKINKIGFSLYYPADLDLILDNDLECDLVQVPYSVFDRRFEPYFRRLKDRQIELHVRSVFLQGLLFKPASELGGYFLPVKGKIAALRRLAEESSIPLPSMLLNFALANSSVDRVVVGVDGLDNLRELVASARYLNEFSRIKDRLDGLKEDDEKILLPFNWKAAVAG, from the coding sequence ATGAACAAGATCGCGCTTGGAACTGCCCAATTCGGAATGGATTACGGCATAAACAATCTTCGAGGGAAAATCCCGTCAAAGGAAGCGTTTGCTATCCTTGATGAAGCGGCGCGGAGCGGCATTGACACGCTTGATACTGCGACTGCTTACGGCGAGAGCGAAAATATTCTGGGCGAATTCCTAAAGCTGAATAAAAATAAATACCGGGTAGTTTCCAAGTTGCCCGGAGAGCTATTGACGGACCTTAAAGAAATAGTCAATGCCTCGCTTGAAAAACTTAATATCGGCTCTTTTTACGGATATCTTTTCCATAATATTAATACTTACAAAGAAGCGCCCCTGCGCCTGGAATTGCTTAAGGAGCTGAAAAAAGAAGGGAAAATCAATAAAATTGGCTTTTCCCTTTATTATCCGGCCGACCTGGACCTTATCTTGGATAACGATTTGGAATGTGATCTTGTTCAGGTCCCATACAGTGTTTTTGACCGGAGGTTCGAGCCCTATTTCCGGAGGTTGAAAGACCGCCAGATCGAACTCCATGTCCGGTCGGTCTTCCTTCAGGGCTTGCTTTTTAAGCCGGCCAGCGAACTTGGCGGTTATTTTTTGCCGGTTAAAGGTAAAATTGCCGCGCTCCGACGGTTGGCGGAGGAATCCAGTATCCCACTGCCTTCAATGTTGCTTAATTTTGCGCTGGCCAACAGTTCGGTTGACCGGGTAGTCGTCGGAGTTGACGGGCTGGACAATCTTAGAGAACTGGTTGCTTCCGCCCGATATCTGAATGAATTTTCTAGGATAAAGGACCGGCTGGACGGGCTGAAAGAGGACGACGAAAAAATCCTCCTTCCCTTCAACTGGAAAGCGGCGGTGGCAGGCTGA
- a CDS encoding bifunctional glycosyltransferase family 2/GtrA family protein, protein MVGIELSIVLPCYNESRNLPLILDRLRAFAGRYDFELILVDNGSTDDSAAVLRALLAKEENRFARSVRIERNIGYGHGIMTGLDAANGKVLAYSHADIQTPPEDVFRAFQLMKDNHLALDRVLIKGLRVNRREDQQVLTRALGEISSLLLGYELEDINGQPKLFSRGFLASLKGAPVDFSFDVFVMYKAKQQGLAIKTFPVDFGTRLHGESKWANSLFSKYRTIFGYLRNICFLALQNIKDQNNPFQQFSKFILVGGLNTAITYAAFYALYKYFAFYYVLASTIGYLMGMVSGFYFNRRWTFRADGGGAAGQLLKYFILNLISLGTNVLAIYALTESFSIIPEVSQLIVLVLTTLINYSGAKWWVFKR, encoded by the coding sequence ATGGTAGGGATCGAACTTTCCATAGTGCTACCCTGTTACAACGAAAGCCGAAATCTGCCGCTGATCCTGGACCGATTAAGAGCGTTCGCCGGCCGGTACGATTTTGAACTGATCTTGGTCGATAACGGTTCCACCGATGATTCCGCGGCGGTCTTGCGGGCGCTGTTGGCAAAAGAAGAGAACCGTTTTGCCCGGAGCGTCAGGATCGAGCGAAATATCGGGTACGGTCACGGGATCATGACGGGCCTTGACGCGGCGAACGGGAAAGTCCTGGCTTATTCGCACGCGGACATCCAAACTCCGCCCGAGGATGTTTTCCGGGCGTTCCAGCTGATGAAGGACAACCACTTGGCGCTGGACCGGGTCCTGATCAAGGGGTTACGCGTCAATCGGCGCGAGGACCAGCAAGTCCTGACCCGCGCCCTGGGGGAAATATCTTCGCTACTTTTAGGCTACGAGCTGGAGGATATCAACGGTCAGCCGAAATTATTCTCCCGGGGTTTCCTGGCCAGCCTGAAAGGCGCGCCGGTCGACTTTTCCTTTGATGTGTTTGTGATGTATAAAGCGAAGCAGCAGGGGTTGGCGATCAAAACCTTTCCGGTCGATTTTGGAACCAGACTCCACGGTGAATCAAAATGGGCAAATTCATTATTCTCGAAATATCGAACGATCTTTGGCTATTTGCGGAATATCTGCTTTTTAGCGCTACAGAACATCAAGGACCAGAATAATCCGTTCCAGCAATTTAGCAAATTCATTCTGGTCGGCGGGCTTAACACGGCGATAACTTACGCGGCCTTTTACGCTTTATACAAGTATTTCGCCTTTTATTATGTGCTGGCGTCTACGATCGGCTACTTAATGGGGATGGTGAGCGGTTTCTATTTCAACCGGCGCTGGACTTTCCGAGCCGATGGCGGGGGCGCGGCCGGCCAGCTGCTCAAATATTTTATTCTTAACCTCATTTCTTTGGGCACGAATGTGCTGGCGATCTACGCTTTGACCGAAAGCTTTTCCATTATCCCGGAAGTATCGCAGTTGATCGTGCTGGTTTTAACGACGCTCATCAATTATTCTGGGGCCAAATGGTGGGTATTTAAACGATGA